One window of Rhizobium leguminosarum genomic DNA carries:
- a CDS encoding DUF3237 domain-containing protein produces MTLQSRPLFRLFMTLHPALELGQTPAGGRRIFSVSGGYFEGERLKGEVSPLIGADLLLARADGTFQQDVRLLLVADDGDLILMTYRGVRRSTPAVDERLARGEAVDASEYYLRTTPYFETAAPRHAWLNQIVAVAQGGRCPGGVEYDVSEIL; encoded by the coding sequence ATGACCCTGCAATCTCGGCCCTTATTCAGACTTTTCATGACACTTCATCCGGCATTGGAGCTCGGCCAGACGCCGGCCGGAGGCCGCCGCATATTTTCCGTTTCCGGCGGATATTTTGAGGGCGAGCGCCTGAAGGGCGAAGTGTCGCCGCTGATTGGCGCCGATCTGCTGCTTGCGCGCGCAGACGGCACGTTTCAGCAGGATGTCAGGCTCCTGCTCGTCGCCGATGACGGCGATCTGATCTTGATGACCTATCGCGGCGTCCGACGCTCCACCCCGGCCGTTGACGAGCGTCTGGCGCGCGGCGAAGCGGTCGACGCCTCCGAATATTATCTGCGGACAACTCCCTATTTCGAGACGGCCGCGCCACGGCATGCGTGGCTCAACCAAATCGTCGCGGTTGCGCAGGGCGGACGGTGTCCGGGCGGCGTTGAGTATGACGTATCTGAAATTCTCTAA
- a CDS encoding IS5 family transposase, with translation MAWTETTRQQYVRRTSRYASDVTDREWEFIAPFMPAPRRLGRPRKTDLREVLNALLYIASTGCQWRMLPKDFPPCSTVQRYFYEWRAMGLWPRINHHLVMEARELDGKEASPTAGAIDSQSVKTTESGGIRGFDAGKKIKGRKRHIIVDTLGLMVGLMVHSADIQDRDGAPDLLKSIRNRWPWLLHVFADGGYAGDKLKKRLQKIGKWTLEIIKRTDKAKGFEILPRRWVVERTFAWLGRCRRLAKDFETSIASTEAWITIAHIRMLTRRLARYGYR, from the coding sequence ATGGCCTGGACTGAAACCACCCGACAGCAATATGTCCGTCGGACGAGCCGATATGCAAGCGATGTTACCGATCGCGAATGGGAATTTATTGCGCCGTTCATGCCCGCGCCACGGCGCCTGGGCCGGCCACGCAAGACCGATCTGCGCGAGGTTTTAAACGCCCTTCTCTATATCGCTTCGACAGGCTGCCAGTGGCGGATGCTGCCGAAGGACTTTCCGCCCTGTTCAACGGTGCAGCGGTATTTCTATGAATGGCGGGCAATGGGTCTTTGGCCACGGATCAACCACCACCTCGTCATGGAGGCACGGGAGCTGGACGGGAAGGAAGCTTCACCGACGGCTGGCGCCATCGACAGCCAAAGCGTCAAAACTACTGAAAGCGGCGGTATTCGGGGCTTTGATGCGGGTAAGAAGATCAAGGGCCGCAAGCGCCACATCATTGTTGATACGCTCGGGCTGATGGTCGGCCTCATGGTGCACAGCGCTGATATCCAGGACCGCGACGGCGCTCCCGATCTCCTGAAATCTATCCGCAACCGATGGCCGTGGCTCCTTCATGTCTTCGCCGATGGCGGCTATGCGGGCGACAAGCTGAAAAAGCGGCTGCAGAAAATAGGAAAATGGACACTCGAAATTATCAAGCGTACCGACAAGGCCAAGGGTTTCGAAATCCTGCCGCGCCGCTGGGTCGTCGAGAGGACGTTCGCCTGGCTGGGACGATGCAGAAGATTGGCCAAGGACTTCGAGACATCCATCGCTTCAACAGAAGCCTGGATAACCATCGCTCACATCCGAATGCTCACCAGGCGGCTGGCAAGATACGGATATCGTTGA
- a CDS encoding site-specific integrase, whose protein sequence is MATITKRRWKTSKGEEREAWTLAFTDKQGKRHKEQFAKKKDADARRVEVEGQISKGAFREEAKKKTVGDAIEAFIKHLEKRHQEEQVTTMYLRNTSGQLRTHVKSHIGHIKLAELTARSVTGLIETLKEQEEPVGIPTIRCVIGALSRTLQYAVGQDMVAVNVARGVRVEAKRGEGTEKVTPPSKAELAILQKAARSLEKTDTEKLAKGNRPPSWLVLGVVFAATAALRASEQWALRWNRLNLKAGSVKVDTRVDGFGNFSVTKSKAGTREVPLGNALVNALKQWREDSKFAGDDDFVFPDSEGGYTRHTNFMKRHWKPLIEKAQIEDIGWHALRHFAVSLWIEAGLSPKAVQTLAGHASFQITMDRYGHLFPAETHKAAMDKISEGIFSD, encoded by the coding sequence ATGGCGACGATCACGAAACGCAGATGGAAAACCAGCAAGGGTGAAGAGCGGGAAGCCTGGACGCTGGCTTTTACCGACAAGCAGGGCAAACGGCACAAAGAACAGTTTGCCAAGAAGAAGGATGCCGACGCCCGCCGTGTGGAGGTGGAGGGGCAAATCAGCAAGGGAGCTTTCCGCGAGGAAGCGAAGAAAAAGACGGTCGGCGACGCGATCGAAGCGTTCATCAAGCATCTGGAAAAGCGGCACCAGGAAGAGCAGGTAACGACCATGTACCTGCGCAACACCTCCGGCCAGCTACGGACGCACGTCAAGTCGCATATTGGGCACATCAAACTTGCTGAGCTCACCGCGCGGTCGGTGACCGGGCTTATTGAGACGCTGAAAGAGCAGGAGGAGCCGGTCGGAATTCCGACTATACGGTGCGTCATTGGCGCTCTGTCGCGCACGCTGCAATACGCAGTAGGCCAGGACATGGTTGCCGTGAACGTCGCTCGTGGCGTCCGCGTAGAGGCAAAGCGGGGCGAGGGGACTGAGAAGGTCACGCCGCCTTCGAAGGCCGAACTAGCCATCCTGCAGAAGGCCGCCAGATCCCTTGAGAAGACGGACACGGAAAAGCTCGCCAAAGGCAATCGGCCGCCGTCATGGCTTGTCCTGGGCGTCGTGTTTGCCGCTACGGCGGCCTTGAGAGCTTCGGAACAGTGGGCGCTGCGTTGGAACAGGCTGAACCTGAAGGCGGGAAGCGTGAAGGTCGACACTAGAGTCGACGGGTTCGGAAATTTCAGCGTGACTAAATCGAAGGCTGGCACGCGGGAAGTCCCGTTAGGCAACGCGCTTGTGAATGCGCTCAAGCAATGGCGCGAAGATTCCAAGTTTGCCGGCGACGATGATTTTGTATTCCCTGATTCCGAAGGCGGATATACCCGGCACACGAACTTCATGAAACGCCATTGGAAGCCCCTTATAGAAAAAGCACAAATCGAGGATATCGGGTGGCATGCCTTGCGGCACTTCGCAGTAAGCCTCTGGATTGAAGCCGGCCTGTCGCCCAAGGCTGTCCAAACCCTTGCCGGTCACGCCTCATTCCAAATCACGATGGACCGGTACGGACATCTGTTTCCAGCTGAGACACATAAGGCAGCGATGGACAAAATCAGTGAAGGGATTTTCTCCGATTGA
- a CDS encoding helix-turn-helix transcriptional regulator: MFTNAVNTEKEKNLEAANDNVIEGDLLMGADAIARFLGITRRQTYRLVYDGIAPSFKLGGTVAARRSSLTAWMATAEKAA; encoded by the coding sequence ATGTTTACAAATGCTGTCAATACCGAAAAGGAGAAAAATTTGGAAGCCGCGAACGACAACGTCATTGAGGGTGATCTTCTTATGGGAGCCGACGCAATCGCGCGCTTCCTAGGGATCACTCGCAGGCAAACATATCGGCTGGTGTATGACGGAATCGCGCCGTCATTCAAGTTGGGCGGCACGGTCGCTGCCCGCCGGTCATCACTCACCGCCTGGATGGCGACTGCGGAGAAAGCAGCATGA
- a CDS encoding DUF3987 domain-containing protein — protein sequence MTNEPKHYPLISKCFAKYGGTIDGPWLKGATICKQPTDLYVAADGQSIVVNKTEGQYDAKELSLYLGIELGLPLATFQKRAANPHANDNRPAPIDLWERIAHPPLLADLLPGVIADFACIQGDLMGADPAGLAMAALATCAAAIPDTIEIRPKEHDPSWTESARLWVALVGLPSTMKSPVIAAATRPLKALDAQLYRQFAESKAAYDGLDKDQKLTTDAPRHTRLRLEDTTIEAAQEVLKDSPDGVLLIQDELSGWFGSMEKYSGGGRGSAKDRAFWLQSFNGGQYTVNRVGRGASVIPNLSVSLIGGIQPEPIKAIASDMHDDGLLQRLFPIVLRAGKLGKDVPMPDVAGKYSALVERLTQLRTPMRGGMQEAPVRFSAAAQRVWQEVTERNFELASGWESVNVKLAAHCGKFNGMFARLCLTWHCAEAKGDRPASTINEDVALRVRDFLYGFLYPHAIAFYTDVIGLSGKDDAVLATAGYILSKGIHKITLRDMKRGDAAMRALTPEQAEAVMAQLDAFGWLAPVPSIRRDSKEWAIDTRVFEIFEERAEAEKERRENVRGIIRDVVKVA from the coding sequence ATGACAAACGAGCCTAAACACTACCCGTTGATAAGCAAATGCTTCGCCAAGTACGGCGGCACGATTGACGGGCCTTGGCTCAAAGGCGCGACGATCTGCAAGCAGCCTACGGATCTTTACGTGGCGGCCGACGGCCAAAGCATCGTCGTGAACAAAACCGAAGGCCAGTACGACGCGAAGGAATTGTCGCTCTATCTCGGCATCGAACTAGGCCTACCACTTGCCACCTTCCAGAAGCGGGCCGCCAACCCTCACGCCAACGACAACCGCCCTGCCCCTATTGATCTATGGGAGCGGATAGCTCACCCGCCTCTGCTCGCCGATCTCCTTCCTGGTGTCATTGCAGACTTCGCCTGCATCCAGGGAGACCTGATGGGCGCCGACCCCGCTGGCCTCGCTATGGCTGCCCTCGCGACATGCGCGGCGGCTATCCCGGACACTATCGAGATCCGGCCAAAAGAACATGATCCTTCTTGGACAGAAAGCGCGCGCCTCTGGGTCGCTCTCGTTGGCCTGCCGTCGACGATGAAGAGCCCAGTGATCGCTGCCGCTACCAGGCCGCTGAAGGCATTGGATGCGCAGCTTTATCGACAGTTCGCTGAATCGAAGGCGGCGTACGACGGGCTCGACAAGGATCAGAAACTGACAACAGACGCTCCGCGGCACACGCGACTGAGGCTCGAGGACACCACGATCGAGGCAGCGCAGGAAGTCCTGAAGGATAGCCCCGACGGCGTACTCCTCATTCAGGACGAACTCTCCGGATGGTTTGGCTCGATGGAAAAGTATTCTGGCGGCGGTCGCGGATCTGCAAAAGATCGTGCCTTTTGGCTCCAGTCATTCAACGGCGGCCAGTACACGGTGAACCGAGTTGGCCGCGGCGCTTCTGTCATCCCCAACCTGTCGGTATCGCTTATTGGAGGTATCCAGCCCGAGCCGATTAAGGCCATCGCCAGCGATATGCACGACGATGGCCTATTGCAGCGCTTGTTTCCTATCGTGCTTCGCGCAGGGAAGCTCGGCAAGGATGTGCCGATGCCGGACGTTGCCGGCAAGTACTCGGCGCTCGTCGAGCGTCTGACGCAGCTTAGAACGCCAATGCGAGGCGGCATGCAGGAAGCGCCCGTGCGATTCTCGGCAGCCGCACAGCGCGTTTGGCAGGAAGTGACGGAACGGAATTTTGAACTGGCCTCTGGATGGGAATCGGTGAACGTTAAGCTTGCCGCCCACTGCGGAAAGTTTAACGGCATGTTCGCCCGGCTATGCCTGACGTGGCATTGCGCCGAAGCAAAAGGTGACCGGCCCGCGTCAACTATCAACGAAGACGTTGCCTTGCGCGTCAGAGACTTCCTGTACGGCTTCCTCTACCCGCACGCCATCGCATTTTACACAGACGTCATCGGCCTATCCGGAAAAGACGACGCAGTTTTAGCCACGGCTGGTTACATCCTGTCGAAGGGCATCCACAAGATCACGCTTCGTGACATGAAGCGCGGCGACGCCGCAATGCGCGCCTTGACCCCGGAACAGGCCGAAGCGGTCATGGCTCAACTGGATGCCTTCGGGTGGCTTGCGCCGGTTCCCTCAATACGTAGGGACAGCAAGGAATGGGCTATCGATACTCGTGTTTTCGAAATCTTCGAAGAACGAGCCGAAGCTGAAAAAGAGCGCCGTGAAAACGTCAGAGGGATTATTCGTGATGTCGTAAAGGTTGCATAG
- a CDS encoding phage portal protein, whose protein sequence is MMWPFNKPAPVAVETKSLGDPTAELLELFGAIPAGTSISNADALSVPAVSAAVRIISEAAASLDLKLKRKVDGAEEDVADHPALKLLAGQANSWTSGYELIRDLVAAALTKDFGGLAFVTRVGSDPREIIIYRDSIITYDLDDKTNEPRYRLGSLTVPAANVLHLRGPFSKSPLSLARGAVSMAKAMEDYANGLWSNGARPGGVIETPSKLGSDGVKALLAGWKAAFGGKANAGKTAVLYEGATYKQMALTSVDGQFNESRTAQVLEIARAFRVPPGMLFELSRNTWSNSEQQAKEFISYALVPWLRALESAFNRTLLTDEERGEYRFAFDVDDTSQADLTARATAISTLITARVLNPNEARDWLGMPPRAGGNEYANPAIDTAKPAANDNQAPKKQESA, encoded by the coding sequence ATGATGTGGCCATTCAACAAGCCAGCGCCCGTCGCGGTCGAAACGAAATCCCTCGGAGATCCGACCGCTGAGCTCCTGGAGCTGTTCGGCGCCATCCCGGCCGGCACGTCGATCAGCAACGCCGATGCCCTGTCAGTGCCCGCCGTGTCTGCTGCGGTCCGGATCATCTCGGAAGCTGCGGCCAGCCTTGACCTGAAGCTCAAGCGCAAGGTAGATGGCGCCGAAGAGGATGTCGCCGACCATCCGGCGCTCAAGCTGCTCGCCGGCCAGGCGAACAGCTGGACTTCTGGATATGAGCTAATCCGCGATCTGGTGGCAGCTGCGCTGACGAAGGATTTCGGCGGCCTGGCATTCGTGACCCGCGTCGGTTCTGACCCGCGAGAGATCATCATCTACCGCGACTCGATCATTACCTACGATCTTGACGACAAGACGAACGAGCCCCGTTACCGCCTTGGCAGTCTAACGGTTCCGGCCGCTAACGTCCTGCACCTGCGAGGCCCGTTCTCCAAAAGCCCGCTGTCGTTGGCTCGTGGCGCCGTCTCCATGGCGAAGGCGATGGAAGACTATGCCAATGGCCTATGGTCGAACGGCGCGCGTCCTGGCGGCGTTATCGAGACGCCGAGCAAGCTTGGCAGCGACGGCGTTAAGGCCCTGCTGGCTGGCTGGAAAGCTGCCTTCGGCGGAAAGGCCAATGCGGGCAAAACGGCGGTTCTCTATGAGGGCGCCACCTATAAGCAGATGGCGCTGACCAGTGTCGACGGCCAGTTCAATGAGAGTCGGACCGCGCAAGTGCTAGAAATTGCGCGGGCGTTTCGTGTCCCGCCCGGCATGCTCTTCGAACTTAGTCGCAATACCTGGTCGAACTCTGAACAGCAGGCCAAGGAATTCATCAGCTACGCGCTGGTGCCGTGGCTGCGCGCACTTGAGTCGGCTTTCAATCGAACATTGCTCACGGATGAAGAGCGCGGCGAATATCGCTTTGCGTTCGACGTCGACGACACCAGCCAAGCCGATCTAACGGCTCGCGCCACTGCGATCTCGACCCTGATCACGGCTCGCGTTCTCAACCCCAACGAGGCCCGCGATTGGCTTGGCATGCCCCCGCGCGCTGGCGGCAACGAGTACGCCAATCCGGCGATCGACACCGCCAAGCCCGCCGCCAACGATAACCAAGCGCCCAAGAAGCAGGAGTCGGCATGA
- a CDS encoding phage major capsid protein, translating to MTERLEFKAAFTVVDDSGAIEGKAWDFTSADRVGDVIEPAAFIGAVGKSVPMLFAHDQAQAVGVWDSVTVEADGLKVKGKLLVDEVARAKEVRGLVKAGAVTGLSVGFMTKKAAPRKGGGRTISDLDLVEVSIVAVPAHPGAQVSSVKELEMTTAATAENKTTETEVKAADLKAANDNIAALTKRLEEAETKLARPNVITDKKAEPTDEAKAFDAYLRHGKEAGVEELKALTVSSDPAGGYLAPAEFSAEFVRNLVQYSPIRQYASVRSTGSPSVIYPARTSVTNAKWKGETQTQEGSEPAFGQAEIPVNELNTFVDISNQLLADSAGVAEAEVRLALAEDFGQKEGQAFLTGTGASMPMGLLKDPNITVGKTTASATAIAPDELIDLYFSLPALYRQNGVWGMNTKTLAAVRKLKDGQGAYLYQSPQTVGEPASLLGRPIAELLEMDDIATGKDSVIFGDFSGYRIVDRLSMSILANPYLLATNGITRFHATRRVGAAVLQPAKFKKLRQA from the coding sequence ATGACCGAACGCTTAGAATTCAAAGCCGCTTTCACGGTCGTCGACGATAGCGGCGCCATCGAAGGGAAGGCTTGGGACTTCACCAGCGCCGACCGCGTAGGCGACGTCATAGAGCCGGCAGCCTTCATCGGTGCTGTCGGCAAATCTGTCCCAATGCTTTTTGCACACGACCAAGCGCAAGCCGTTGGCGTGTGGGACAGCGTGACCGTTGAAGCCGATGGCCTGAAGGTCAAAGGAAAACTGCTCGTCGACGAAGTCGCGCGAGCGAAGGAAGTGCGCGGCCTGGTGAAGGCTGGCGCGGTTACGGGCCTTTCGGTGGGCTTCATGACCAAAAAGGCCGCGCCCCGAAAAGGCGGCGGCCGCACCATCAGCGACCTGGATCTCGTTGAAGTTTCCATCGTCGCAGTACCAGCCCACCCGGGCGCACAAGTCTCCAGTGTTAAGGAACTCGAAATGACCACTGCTGCAACCGCAGAAAACAAGACCACTGAAACCGAAGTCAAGGCAGCCGATCTGAAGGCCGCGAACGACAACATTGCTGCGCTGACCAAGCGCCTCGAAGAAGCCGAAACCAAATTGGCCCGCCCCAACGTCATCACCGACAAAAAGGCTGAGCCGACAGACGAGGCTAAAGCCTTCGACGCCTATCTGCGCCACGGCAAGGAAGCCGGCGTCGAGGAACTCAAGGCGCTCACCGTCTCGAGCGATCCGGCAGGCGGTTATCTTGCACCGGCGGAGTTCAGTGCTGAGTTTGTTCGCAATCTCGTGCAATACTCGCCCATTCGCCAGTATGCCAGCGTCCGCAGCACCGGCTCGCCTTCGGTGATCTACCCGGCCCGCACCAGCGTGACCAACGCGAAGTGGAAAGGCGAGACACAGACGCAGGAAGGCAGCGAACCGGCATTCGGCCAAGCGGAGATCCCCGTCAATGAGCTGAACACGTTCGTCGACATCTCCAACCAGTTGCTGGCTGACTCAGCCGGCGTAGCCGAGGCCGAAGTCCGCCTCGCTCTGGCTGAGGATTTCGGTCAAAAAGAAGGCCAGGCGTTCCTGACCGGCACCGGCGCATCGATGCCTATGGGCCTGCTCAAGGATCCAAACATCACCGTCGGCAAGACCACGGCGTCCGCTACAGCCATCGCGCCTGATGAGCTCATCGATCTCTATTTCAGCCTGCCGGCACTTTATCGCCAGAATGGCGTATGGGGCATGAACACGAAGACGCTCGCGGCCGTTCGCAAGCTGAAAGACGGCCAGGGCGCGTATCTCTATCAGAGCCCGCAGACAGTCGGCGAGCCGGCATCGCTACTTGGGCGGCCGATTGCCGAACTGCTCGAGATGGATGACATCGCAACGGGCAAGGATTCGGTCATCTTCGGTGATTTCTCGGGCTACCGGATCGTCGACCGCCTGTCGATGAGCATTCTGGCCAACCCGTACTTGCTTGCGACGAACGGCATCACCCGTTTCCACGCAACTCGCCGAGTTGGTGCAGCTGTTCTGCAGCCTGCCAAGTTCAAGAAGCTTCGCCAGGCTTAA
- a CDS encoding head-tail connector protein: MAIVTLAEAKAHLRIDFNEDDSLIEGKIDAAQAHLETLLGFKLDDVKFPDTDDADFPDTVPADLHQAVLLLLGHWYENREATGSNLFEVPMSVWDVVRERRSYAFE, encoded by the coding sequence ATGGCAATCGTGACTCTGGCGGAAGCCAAGGCGCACCTGCGTATCGATTTCAACGAAGACGACAGCTTGATTGAAGGCAAGATCGACGCGGCGCAGGCCCATCTCGAGACCCTTCTTGGCTTCAAACTCGACGACGTAAAGTTTCCCGACACCGATGACGCCGACTTCCCCGACACCGTTCCTGCCGATCTCCATCAGGCAGTCCTGCTGTTGCTTGGGCACTGGTACGAGAACAGGGAAGCAACGGGCTCGAACCTGTTCGAGGTTCCAATGAGCGTTTGGGATGTTGTCAGGGAGCGGCGGAGCTACGCGTTCGAATGA
- a CDS encoding phage terminase small subunit P27 family — MARGRKAAVTALDGALSRAPSAPSWLPSHAKAEWRRVMPQLVADRKIAAHELGTVEAYCLAVANMRQAEAIVAKDGPTYVSPTGELKRHPATTLVKEAVEASRRLAAELGLTPASRTKNKGGAAGNDEDDALGDI; from the coding sequence ATGGCCAGAGGACGTAAGGCCGCGGTCACCGCGCTAGATGGCGCTCTTTCCAGAGCTCCGTCGGCACCATCGTGGTTGCCCTCCCACGCCAAAGCGGAATGGCGCCGCGTCATGCCGCAACTCGTCGCCGATCGAAAGATTGCGGCGCATGAGCTCGGCACCGTCGAGGCGTACTGCCTTGCAGTCGCGAATATGCGGCAAGCGGAGGCGATCGTCGCGAAGGATGGCCCGACATACGTGTCACCGACCGGTGAGCTGAAGCGTCACCCAGCAACCACACTCGTTAAAGAAGCCGTCGAGGCCTCACGCAGGCTGGCCGCAGAGCTCGGATTGACGCCCGCAAGCAGAACCAAGAACAAGGGAGGCGCCGCAGGGAATGATGAAGACGACGCCCTCGGGGATATCTGA
- a CDS encoding terminase large subunit: MMKTTPSGISEQSGQVVQTGRISPSYPAWIFDDSPIPDPHGKGERAVAFLKALRHPKSTLPGRQFQLDRWQERIIRKVYGDTKPDGTRRIKTVFALIPRGNRKTTLGAALAMLHLGPERIPGSQVVSSAVDRDQARIALEEMKGVIGAHPRTAEAFQIQDTKNRIVHRKSSAFYRAMSADAATAHGRTPVFALVDELHAWKKRDLWDAIKTGLVKTPGSLLVVTTTAGIGHENIAHEMYKYASAVASGAIVDDAFLPVLFEADEDEDWRDEAVWRRVNPGLSCVPPYPDIDGMRQMVREAEHRPADREMFRQLHLNVWLDGAANPEWSLDVWDENAGQLDLTALEGRPAWIGVDLGPETEQTIR, encoded by the coding sequence ATGATGAAGACGACGCCCTCGGGGATATCTGAACAGAGTGGACAAGTTGTCCAAACTGGGCGAATTTCGCCCAGTTACCCTGCTTGGATCTTCGACGACAGCCCCATCCCAGACCCGCACGGCAAAGGTGAGCGCGCCGTAGCCTTCCTGAAGGCCCTACGCCATCCCAAGTCCACCCTGCCTGGCCGGCAGTTCCAGCTGGACCGCTGGCAGGAACGGATAATCCGCAAGGTATACGGCGACACCAAGCCGGATGGAACGCGGCGGATCAAGACGGTCTTTGCCCTCATTCCTCGAGGCAACCGCAAAACAACGCTCGGCGCCGCACTTGCGATGCTGCATTTGGGTCCAGAACGCATTCCCGGTTCGCAGGTGGTGAGCTCGGCGGTCGACCGCGACCAGGCGCGAATTGCTCTTGAAGAGATGAAGGGCGTGATCGGTGCGCACCCCCGCACGGCCGAGGCGTTTCAGATCCAGGATACGAAAAACCGCATTGTGCATCGGAAGTCGTCCGCATTCTATCGGGCAATGTCCGCCGACGCGGCAACGGCCCACGGCCGCACGCCCGTATTTGCCCTCGTCGACGAGCTCCACGCCTGGAAGAAGCGAGATCTATGGGATGCGATTAAGACCGGCCTTGTGAAGACACCGGGAAGCTTGCTGGTGGTCACTACCACGGCAGGCATCGGGCATGAAAACATTGCCCATGAAATGTACAAGTACGCGTCGGCGGTCGCATCAGGTGCGATCGTCGACGACGCGTTCCTGCCTGTCCTGTTCGAGGCCGACGAGGACGAAGACTGGCGCGATGAGGCTGTTTGGCGCCGCGTAAACCCTGGCCTGTCATGCGTGCCGCCGTACCCTGATATTGACGGCATGCGGCAGATGGTGCGCGAGGCAGAGCACCGGCCGGCCGATCGCGAGATGTTTCGCCAACTTCACTTGAACGTTTGGCTCGACGGCGCGGCAAATCCAGAATGGTCTCTCGACGTCTGGGACGAGAACGCCGGCCAGCTCGACCTGACAGCGCTTGAGGGGCGGCCGGCATGGATCGGTGTCGACTTAGGGCCTGAGACGGAACAAACGATTCGTTAG
- a CDS encoding ISAzo13 family transposase, producing the protein MIDIAAIKARFETLAPYLDERARRLLAATEARAAGRGGVTAVSAATGVARSTIGRGLTELRTADARLERRVRRPGGGRRPKIETEPGLLAALEELVQSAIRGDPEAALLWVSRSQRHLAGALAQRGFTASQKLVGRLLRKLGFSLQANKKTLEGASHPDRDTQFEHINEKIKQFQAAGQAAISVDTKKKELVGDFKNGGRELRPKGGPEPVRVHDFKIPELGKVAPYGVYDITNNSGWVNVGIDHDTAAFAVESIRRWWNVLGKSRYPGSTGLLITADCGGSNGARVRLWKRELQSFANETGLAITVAHHPPGTSKWNRIEHRLFAFITQNWRGKPLVSHEVIVQLIGATTTANGLDVQCCLDENDYPKAIKITDAEMNAINIDRDPFHGEWNYTISPTSVVSDSAIAESVADDR; encoded by the coding sequence ATGATTGATATCGCGGCGATCAAAGCTCGCTTTGAGACGCTTGCGCCTTATCTCGATGAGCGGGCACGGCGTTTGTTGGCGGCAACCGAGGCTCGCGCGGCGGGCCGGGGTGGAGTGACGGCGGTTTCGGCGGCGACCGGCGTTGCGCGCAGTACGATCGGGCGCGGTCTTACGGAGTTGCGGACCGCAGATGCACGACTGGAACGCCGGGTTCGGCGGCCGGGCGGCGGCCGCAGGCCAAAGATCGAGACTGAGCCGGGCCTCTTGGCTGCACTTGAAGAATTGGTTCAATCGGCGATCCGTGGCGATCCTGAAGCAGCATTGTTGTGGGTGAGCAGAAGCCAGCGCCACCTTGCCGGCGCATTGGCACAACGCGGCTTTACGGCCAGCCAGAAGTTGGTTGGTCGGCTGCTGCGCAAGCTTGGCTTCAGCCTCCAGGCCAACAAGAAGACCTTGGAGGGGGCGTCTCATCCTGACCGCGACACCCAGTTCGAACACATCAACGAGAAGATCAAGCAGTTCCAGGCGGCCGGCCAGGCCGCCATTTCGGTCGACACAAAGAAAAAGGAGCTGGTTGGCGATTTCAAGAACGGCGGGCGTGAGCTGCGTCCCAAAGGCGGCCCCGAACCCGTGCGCGTTCACGACTTCAAGATACCCGAACTCGGCAAGGTCGCACCTTACGGCGTCTACGACATCACCAACAACTCGGGTTGGGTGAATGTCGGCATCGATCATGACACCGCCGCCTTTGCCGTAGAGAGCATTCGACGGTGGTGGAATGTCTTGGGAAAGAGCCGCTATCCTGGTTCAACCGGTCTACTCATTACCGCCGATTGCGGTGGCAGCAACGGGGCCCGTGTGCGACTGTGGAAGCGCGAGCTTCAATCATTCGCCAATGAAACTGGGTTAGCTATCACGGTCGCTCACCACCCGCCGGGGACCAGCAAATGGAACCGCATAGAACACCGGCTATTTGCATTCATCACACAGAATTGGCGCGGCAAGCCCCTCGTCAGTCATGAGGTCATCGTTCAACTGATCGGGGCCACGACGACGGCCAACGGGCTCGACGTTCAATGTTGCCTCGACGAAAATGACTATCCCAAGGCCATCAAGATCACCGATGCTGAAATGAATGCAATCAATATTGATCGTGATCCCTTCCACGGTGAGTGGAACTACACGATTTCGCCCACCTCCGTTGTGTCCGATAGCGCTATCGCCGAGAGTGTTGCCGATGATCGATGA